In Esox lucius isolate fEsoLuc1 chromosome 6, fEsoLuc1.pri, whole genome shotgun sequence, the following proteins share a genomic window:
- the LOC105009247 gene encoding clarin-3 has protein sequence MPSIKKILHFLGSAGVTAASVGVLGYGMSTQWAFSEMACSETAGNFTNGSATVQYQLFSGEIMRGSCPVFGAEKDFKVLEKLAETGGAPQILHAVVIGLLAMCLLCSAGSILITLYNSVSNPYETYMGPIGVYTCNSVSACICLMVLILYAVNVQVTSMAEDLVKNDIGASSAVYLTDKTSEFQVGYFLLLPYMGLNLLAILIIYLYEHAAYTHRKNQQRPTEDAPKEIMMY, from the exons ATGCCGTCCATCAAGAAGATTCTGCACTTCCTTGGGAGTGCAGGGGTCACCGCAGCATCAGTGGGGGTGTTAGGATACGGGATGTCGACCCAGTGGGCCTTTTCCGAAATGGCTTGCTCTGAAACTGCAGGCAATTTCACCAATGGCAGTGCGACTGTACAATACCAGCTTTTCAGTGGGGAAATAATGAGAGGTTCATGTCCGGTGTTTGGAGCCGAAAAAGATTTTAaag tGTTGGAGAAGTTGGCAGAGACAGGCGGAGCACCTCAGATTCTCCACGCTGTGGTCATTGGTCTCCTGGCCATGTGTCTTCTCTGCTCAGCCGGCAGTATTCTCATCACGCTGTACAACAGTGTCAGCAATCCCTATGAGACCTATATGGGTCCCATTGGTGTCTACACGTGCAACTCTGTTAGTG CATGCATCTGTCTCATGGTTCTGATCCTGTATGCGGTGAACGTCCAGGTGACCAGCATGGCTGAAGACCTGGTCAAGAATGACATCGGAGCCAGTTCGGCCGTCTACCTGACGGACAAGACCTCAGAGTTCCAGGTGGGCTACTTCCTGCTGCTTCCCTACATGGGGCTGAACCTGCTGGCCATCCTGATAATTTACCTGTATGAGCATGCAGCCTACACGCACAGAAAAAACCAGCAGAGACCCACGGAGGACGCCCCCAAGGAGATCATGATGTATTAG